The following are from one region of the Nicotiana tabacum cultivar K326 chromosome 3, ASM71507v2, whole genome shotgun sequence genome:
- the LOC107774424 gene encoding uncharacterized protein LOC107774424, producing the protein MDAAGTILPLAYAVVDSENDASWKWFFEQFKQAYGERTSIWSRVHATVNRNWTMTSNIAESLNAVTKEARELPIFDLLEYMRTLIERWTKDKLLKAKVRASTDHIHTVIDGVKRYIVCLKSKKCSCDQFQLDELPCPHALAALRHMNETYENYCSPYYTRESLLRTYEIPGNPLPDENKWNVTQHISDEVVNPPTGEKKQPGRPQKERYKTYDELKSKKYKHNLIGVLHSVYDVGQYQKGLLRELTNLQG; encoded by the exons ATGGATGCAGCAG GTACAATATTGCCTTTGGCATATGCTGTGGTTGATTCGGAAAACGACGCATCGTGGAAGTGgttttttgagcaattcaagcAAGCATATGGTGAAAGAACTTCAAT ATGGTCAAGAGTACATGCAACGGTGAATAGAAATTGGACTATGACATCAAACATTGCTGAGTCGTTGAATGCTGTAACAAAAGAGGCAAGAGAGCTGCCAATATTTGACCTATTAGAGTATATGAGGACACTTATTGAACGTTGGACAAAAGACAAGTTATTGAAGGCAAAG gtgagggcttcaacaGATCATATCCATACTGTGATAGATGGTGTGAAGCGGTACATTGTGTGTCTTAAAAGCAAGAAATGTAGTTGTGATCAGTTCCAACTTGATGAACTTCCATGTCCACATGCTTTGGCAGCTCTAAGGCACATGAATGAAACTTATGAAAACTATTGCTCTCCGTATTACACAAGGGAGAGCTTGCTGCGTACATATGAAATACCAGGAAATCCCCTTCCTGATGAAAACAAATGGAATGTGACACAACATATATCCGATGAAGTAGTAAATCCACCTACGGGAGAGAAAAAGCAGCCAGGAAGACCTCAAAAGGAAAGATACAAAACATATGATGAACTAAAGTCAAAGAAGTACAAG CATAATCTCATAGGAGTGCTCCATAGCGTCTACGATGTTGGTCAATATCAGAAAGGTCTTCTGCGGGAATTGACAAATCTCCAAGGCTAA